Part of the Cereibacter sphaeroides 2.4.1 genome, GCTGCCGCAGATGGAGGACCTGATCTGCCCGGTCGAATGGCGGCAGGAGAAGCGGAGCCTGCAGAAGACGCGCGAGACGATGGACTACACCCGCCGCGCCATCGAGGCCGGGCGGCTGGGCGTAATCTTCCCCTCCGGGCGGCTGGCCAAGCGGACGGGACTGAAGCTCATGGAGCGGCCGTGGATGGCCTCCGCTGCGATGATCGCGCGGAAGTTCGACCTGCCTGTGGCGCCGGTGAACATCCGGGCGCGCAACTCGACGCTGTTCTACCTCTTCGACCTGATCCACCCCACGCTGCGGGACATCACTCTGTTCCACGAGGTGCTGAACAAGCATCGCCAGCCGTTCCGACTGACGATGGGCCGGCCGATCCCGGCCGAGCGTCTGCCGTCGAAGTCCGAAGAGGGGATCGAGATGCTGCGCGAGGCGACGCTCGCGCTCGGCGGGCAATATTCGCCTGCCGTCAGCATCCTGCAGATGACGAGCCTGCGCGGCGCGCTCCGCTACGCACGCGGGTAGGGGATCCCGGAGCGCGCGGCTGGCCGGACAGGCGGCCGCGCCTCCTCCCCACCCCTCCGCGGCCGGCAGGGAGCTGTCGCCGCTGCGTTCCGGCAGCCGCGGGCGGCCATTTTCCTCATGCTCCTGCAGTGACCGGAGGACCCGTCGCCGCCGCGTCCAACGGCAGGCGCAGGACGCCCCCTTCGTCATGCTCTTGCACGGCGGCGCGGGATGGCGTTCAACTCGCGCCATGACCGGACCGCGCTACACCCCGCTCGTCGAGAGCCTGCCCTCCACCGTTCCCTTCGTCGGCCCCGAGACGCAGGAGCGTGCGCGTGGCCGCCCGTTCCGCGCCCGCTTGGGCGCGAACGAGAGCCTCTTCGGCCCCTCGCCGCACGCCGTGGCAGCCATGGCCGCGGCCGCCGCCGAGGTCTCGCTGTATGGCGATCCAGAGATCCATGCGCTGCGCACTGCCATCGCGGCCCATCACGGCGTGGCGCCGGATCAGGTGACGGTGGGCGAGGGCGTCGACGGGCTTCTGGGCAACCTCGTCCGGCTGCTTGTCGACGAGGGCGCGCCGGTCGTGACCTCGGAGGGCGCCTATCCGACCTTCGCCTTCCATGTGGCGGGGTTCGGCGGCCGCCTGCACAAGGTGCCCTACCAGGGCGATCACGAGGATCCCGAGGCGCTGGCGGCCGAGGCCCGGAGGGTCGGGGCCCGGATCGTCTATTTCGCCAATCCGGACAATCCGATGGGGTCGCACCATCCTGCCGCCTCCGTCCGCGCCCTGATCGAGGCGCTGCCCGAGGGCACGCTGCTCGCGCTCGACGAGGCCTATGTGGAACTGGCCCCCGAGGGCACGGCGCCCGAGATCGCCCCCGAGGATCCGCGGGTGATCCGCTTCCGCACCTTCTCGAAAGCCTACGGGATGGCGGGTCTGCGCGTGGGCTATGCCATCGGCGCCCGCGACCTCATCCGCGCCTTCGACAAGGTCCGCAATCATTTCGGGGTGGGGCGGATCGCGCAGGCGGGCGCGCTGGCCGCGCTCGAGGATCGCGCATGG contains:
- a CDS encoding pyridoxal phosphate-dependent aminotransferase, whose protein sequence is MTGPRYTPLVESLPSTVPFVGPETQERARGRPFRARLGANESLFGPSPHAVAAMAAAAAEVSLYGDPEIHALRTAIAAHHGVAPDQVTVGEGVDGLLGNLVRLLVDEGAPVVTSEGAYPTFAFHVAGFGGRLHKVPYQGDHEDPEALAAEARRVGARIVYFANPDNPMGSHHPAASVRALIEALPEGTLLALDEAYVELAPEGTAPEIAPEDPRVIRFRTFSKAYGMAGLRVGYAIGARDLIRAFDKVRNHFGVGRIAQAGALAALEDRAWLAHVQAEVQAARAEIGRIAEGCGLTPLPSATNFVTIDCGRDGAFARAVLTELVARDIFVRMPFVAPHDRCIRVSCGRAEELRAFAEALPLALAAAG
- a CDS encoding lysophospholipid acyltransferase family protein encodes the protein MSCESRRPRVSLMMQSRIDPLIEERAPWLFSGRPHHEASRRLLCRVLGYDRTVEIGEQLKDDPTPEIMRRVAQMIARDVEVSGLENLPRNGPALVVCNHPTGIADGVILHHILAPLRPDLFFYANRDILRVLPQMEDLICPVEWRQEKRSLQKTRETMDYTRRAIEAGRLGVIFPSGRLAKRTGLKLMERPWMASAAMIARKFDLPVAPVNIRARNSTLFYLFDLIHPTLRDITLFHEVLNKHRQPFRLTMGRPIPAERLPSKSEEGIEMLREATLALGGQYSPAVSILQMTSLRGALRYARG